A part of candidate division WOR-3 bacterium genomic DNA contains:
- a CDS encoding class I SAM-dependent methyltransferase — MNNDYLKEKIYQKIKEITEKNEDWMKLSMPNWEKGEKEKYLKSKSDLKIDYTFFVNFLDSEFSLKNKKILDLGCGFGHISFLLEEKKAKVFSLDIEKDFVYVVNLKKKLAESNIKPLIGNGFALPFKNKSFDIVICTHTLEHIRDSFNFLKEVNRVLKIGGILYLSIPNYFFPFEPHFKVPLIPFLPKNLSKFLIKNFFYRKGLKRINKKWEDIPFLESFLLELNFIKFFELEKLIKKAGFKIYKKNFIFDEEMRPSKKLLLKKILKIFRFYPFETRFIAIKNEKVF, encoded by the coding sequence ATGAATAATGATTATCTAAAAGAAAAAATTTATCAGAAAATTAAAGAGATTACTGAAAAAAATGAGGACTGGATGAAACTCTCAATGCCTAATTGGGAAAAAGGTGAAAAGGAGAAATATCTAAAATCAAAATCTGATTTGAAAATAGATTATACTTTTTTTGTTAACTTTTTAGATAGTGAATTTTCTTTAAAAAATAAAAAAATTCTTGATTTAGGATGTGGCTTTGGCCACATTTCTTTTTTACTTGAAGAAAAAAAAGCAAAAGTTTTTTCCTTAGATATTGAAAAAGATTTTGTTTATGTTGTTAATTTAAAAAAGAAACTTGCAGAAAGTAATATAAAACCCCTTATAGGTAATGGTTTTGCTTTACCCTTTAAAAATAAATCCTTTGATATTGTTATTTGTACTCACACACTTGAACACATTAGGGATAGCTTTAATTTTCTTAAAGAGGTAAATAGAGTATTAAAAATAGGCGGCATTTTATATCTTTCAATACCTAACTATTTTTTCCCCTTTGAACCCCATTTTAAAGTTCCTTTAATACCTTTTTTACCTAAAAATTTATCAAAGTTTTTAATAAAAAATTTTTTTTACAGAAAGGGTTTAAAAAGAATAAATAAAAAATGGGAAGATATTCCTTTTCTTGAAAGTTTTCTTTTAGAATTGAATTTTATTAAATTTTTTGAACTTGAAAAATTAATAAAAAAAGCAGGTTTTAAGATTTATAAAAAAAATTTCATTTTTGATGAAGAAATGAGGCCTTCAAAAAAATTGTTATTAAAAAAAATTTTAAAAATTTTCAGGTTTTATCCATTTGAAACAAGATTTATTGCTATAAAAAATGAAAAAGTTTTTTAA
- a CDS encoding TIGR00366 family protein — protein sequence MKKFFKYYFLFFEKFYPDPFIFVLILTIITILLGAFLTENSIIDMIYYWGNSFWELLSFSMQMVLILVTGGALAESPLLKRIIKKISSLNLSQEFFIVFTSIFSMILAFFNWGLSLIASALLVKEIGKSFKERNKYINYPLLCASAYTGLLVWHGGLSGSAPLTCATKGHFLESKIGVINISKTIFSIQNILLWFLFVSFLPLFIFLLSKIKIECEIPELEEKEEDKKTFPFFLNILENSFIFPLIFFLIFLINIFYIIKKGEFSLNLNTLNFIFLFAGLFLHFSPYSYLKATFNSVKASTGIIIQFPFYAGIMGMMKYSGL from the coding sequence ATGAAAAAGTTTTTTAAATATTATTTTTTATTTTTTGAAAAATTTTACCCTGACCCCTTCATTTTTGTTTTGATTCTGACAATTATTACAATTCTTTTAGGGGCTTTCCTTACAGAGAATTCTATTATTGACATGATTTATTACTGGGGGAATTCCTTTTGGGAACTTTTATCCTTTTCAATGCAAATGGTTTTAATTCTTGTTACAGGGGGTGCTTTAGCAGAATCACCGCTTTTAAAAAGAATTATTAAAAAAATTAGCTCTTTAAATTTAAGTCAAGAATTTTTTATTGTTTTTACTTCAATTTTTTCAATGATTCTTGCTTTTTTCAACTGGGGTTTATCCCTTATTGCTTCAGCACTTCTTGTAAAGGAAATAGGAAAATCCTTTAAAGAAAGAAATAAGTATATAAATTACCCTCTTTTATGTGCTTCTGCTTATACAGGACTTTTAGTCTGGCACGGAGGATTATCAGGCAGTGCTCCATTAACCTGTGCAACAAAGGGACACTTCCTTGAAAGTAAAATAGGAGTTATAAATATTTCTAAAACTATCTTTTCCATACAAAATATTTTGCTTTGGTTCCTTTTTGTTAGTTTTTTACCTCTTTTTATATTTCTTTTATCCAAAATTAAAATTGAATGCGAAATTCCTGAACTTGAAGAAAAAGAAGAGGATAAAAAGACTTTTCCCTTCTTTTTGAATATTCTCGAGAATTCTTTTATTTTCCCTTTGATTTTCTTTTTAATCTTTTTAATTAACATCTTTTACATTATAAAAAAGGGTGAATTTTCCTTAAATTTAAATACTTTGAATTTTATATTTCTTTTTGCTGGCCTCTTTTTACATTTTTCACCATATTCTTATTTAAAAGCCACTTTTAATTCAGTAAAAGCATCAACAGGAATAATAATCCAGTTTCCCTTTTATGCTGGAATTATGGGTATGATGAAGTATTCAGGTCT